One segment of Erigeron canadensis isolate Cc75 chromosome 2, C_canadensis_v1, whole genome shotgun sequence DNA contains the following:
- the LOC122588021 gene encoding ferric reduction oxidase 2-like, whose amino-acid sequence MEPEKLSVVIKCEGKWSQKLYQKLSSPSPTEHLQVSVEGPYGPASTYFQKYDKIVMFSGGSGITPFISIIRELLHMANNPSNRTPQIILVPAFKKSMDLGILDLLLPISGTSYDISGILLQIQAYVTQESEPATEDQQVYKTIWFRPSALDAPISATLGKNSWLSLGVMIVSSSAVFLALVAIITQFYIYQIEHNTNIIYSYSKRSVINMLLICMSIATTVIIAFLWNKEKNSTETRQIQTVDVPTPVTSPGMSSWYYNADRELESLPTKSFAGSTKVNYGERPDFRKILKENEGSGIGVLASGPKKMREDVAAICSSGFSSYLQFESISFSW is encoded by the exons ATGGAACCTGAGAAGCTAAGTGTAGTCATCAAATGTGAAGGAAAATGGTCACAGAAACTCTATCAAAAACTCTCTTCACCTTCACCAACAGAGCATCTACAAGTGTCGGTTGAAGGACCTTACGGACCTGCATCAACCTATTTTCAAAA GTATGACAAGATTGTGATGTTCAGTGGGGGAAGCGGAATTACTCCATTTATCTCCATTATTCGTGAGCTTCTACACATGGCTAACAACCCCAGCAACAGAACACCACAGATTATCCTTGTTCCGGCCTTCAAAAAATCAATGGATCTCGGGATTTTAGACCTACTACTTCCTATTTCAGGAACTAGCTATGATATATCTGGAATACTATTACAAATCCAAGCATATGTAACACAAGAGAGCGAACCGGCAACAGAAGACCAACAGGTTTACAAAACCATATGGTTCAGACCCAGTGCTCTTGATGCACCAATTTCTGCAACTTTAGGCAAAAACAGCTGGCTATCCTTGGGAGTGATGATTGTCAGCTCTTCTGCTGTTTTCCTTGCACTAGTTGCTATAATAACACAATTTTACATATACCAAATTGAACACAatacaaatatcatatattcatatagtaAAAGGTCAGTTATTAACATGCTACTCATATGCATGTCTATAGCTACAACTGTGATTATAGCTTTTTTGTGGAACAAGGAAAAGAATTCTACAGAAACAAGGCAGATCCAAACGGTGGATGTACCGACACCAGTGACCTCTCCAGGGATGAGTTCTTGGTATTATAATGCAGATAGGGAGTTAGAAAGTCTTCCTACCAAATCATTTGCTGGTTCTACCAAGGTGAACTATGGAGAAAGACCAGATTTCAGAA AAATACTAAAGGAAAATGAAGGATCCGGCATTGGAGTCCTAGCAAGTGGTCCAAAGAAAATGAGGGAAGACGTAGCAGCAATCTGCTCATCGGGGTTTTCATCATATTTACAGTTTGAATCAATCAGCTTCAGCTGGTG